In Brachionichthys hirsutus isolate HB-005 chromosome 5, CSIRO-AGI_Bhir_v1, whole genome shotgun sequence, a single genomic region encodes these proteins:
- the fezf1 gene encoding fez family zinc finger protein 1 produces MDGLLRRPAGILASPMASGSRPAGSDTLTSGGSSSSKTLAFSIDRIMARTPEPKSMPLPSRFQSPPVGKPEVCASSLHCMIPLVPLGYESGHRLGITGLDSGHFDASSLAAPADLLGFGLNYKSQREDSAVSQNAGQYKLFRPRVVNQSSFPTVGTVCYLNCSGDSGACPAPAGLVNLHPMASYLLTARHKAFMAEKSKPGVQQAADRYPGSGAQAFKELSQSQIQHYMKERDQILTDKIFKGSAAAAAATAARLNGSCPGTKPKVFTCEVCGKVFNAHYNLTRHMPVHTGARPFLCKVCGKGFRQASTLCRHKIIHTQEKPHKCNQCGKAFNRSSTLNTHTRIHAGYKPFICEFCGKGFHQKGNYKNHKLTHSGEKQFKCSICSKAFHQVYNLTFHMHTHNDKKPFTCPTCGKGFCRNFDLKKHIRKLHDHPVSPQSPPQP; encoded by the exons ATGGACGGTCTTCTCCGCCGCCCAGCGGGGATCCTCGCCTCCCCCATGGCTTCCGGGAGCCGGCCCGCGGGCTCCGACACGCTCACCtccggcggcagcagcagcagcaagactCTCGCTTTCTCCATCGACCGGATTATGGCCAGGACGCCCGAGCCCAAGTCGATGCCGCTCCCCAGCAGGTTCCAGTCCCCTCCCGTGGGAAAGCCCGAAGTCTGCGCGTCCTCGCTGCATTGCATGATCCCGCTGGTGCCGCTCGGGTACGAGTCGGGCCACCGTCTCGGCATCACCGGGCTGGATTCGGGCCACTTCGACGCGTCTTCTCTCGCCGCCCCTGCAGACTTGCTGGGCTTTGGTTTAAACTACAAAAGCCAACGGGAGGACTCCGCTGTGAGCCAAAACGCCGGTCAGTACAAACTGTTCAGACCGCGGGTGGTGAACCAGTCCTCCTTCCCCACCGTGGGGACCGTGTGCTACCTGAACTGCAGCGGGGACAGCGGCGCGTGTCCCGCACCTGCCGGCCTGGTCAACCTGCACCCGATGGCCTCCTACCTGCTCACCGCCCGGCACAAAGCGTTCATGGCGGAGAAAAGCAAGCCGGGCGTGCAGCAAGCCGCGGATCGGTACCCGGGGTCCGGCGCGCAGGCTTTCAAGGAGCTGTCACAGAGCCAGATCCAGCATTACATGAAGGAGCGGGACCAGATCCTCACCGACAAGATCTTCAAGGgctctgcggcggcggcggcggcgacggcggccCGGCTCAACGGCTCGTGTCCCGGAACCAAACCCAAAGTTTTCACCTGCGAGGTTTGCGGCAAG GTGTTTAACGCGCACTACAACCTGACCCGCCATATGCCTGTTCACACCGGCGCGCGGCCGTTCTTGTGTAAAGTTTGCGGGAAAGGATTCCGACAGGCGAGCACACTGTGCCGGCACAAGATCATCCACACTCAG GAAAAACCGCACAAATGTAATCAGTGCGGGAAAGCCTTTAACCGCAGCTCTACCCtcaacacgcacacgcgcatCCACGCGGGATACAAACCGTTCATTTGCGAGTTTTGTGGGAAAGGATTTCATCAGAAAG GAAACTACAAGAACCACAAGCTGACGCACAGCGGCGAGAAGCAGTTCAAGTGTTCGATCTGCAGCAAGGCGTTCCATCAGGTGTACAACCTCACCTtccacatgcacacgcacaacGACAAGAAGCCCTTCACCTGCCCCACCTGCGGCAAGGGCTTCTGCAGGAACTTTGACCTGAAGAAACACATCAGGAAGCTGCACGACCACCCCGTCAGCCCGCAGTCCCCCCCGCAGCCCTGA